The genomic stretch TCTGGTTGAGTGTGAGACGCCTGGTCAGCATCCGTAGAGTAGGCCAGGTAGGGCCTGGGGGATGAATGTTCCGGAAACAGGTGactcaccctgacctttccctctgctcgTCCCCAGGATGTGACCGTTTCCTGCCTGGGAGGTCTCAAGCGCTGAGGAtttcagtgggcccctgaggtaaggtgacagacatctttacaataaGGGACAAAGTTTTTCTCCGTTCATTCGTGGGCTGACAACGTTGCTGTTGAGAGAGTATTCCTGATTGGGGATTACCTGACCATGATTGCTGGTGCTGACTTCAGGGCAAACATTGTTTCAGGTTTACAGCTTTCTGAGTGGCAACCTtaaaaacaggcagggtgacttgctttctcctgccttcttgaaagaaaaaaagtaagagcaccatgggtcttaagctgtgtagagctgactcctaccacttggtgaggctaacatggggcaatgcacatatcctaaggttttagctaccaagcaaagcaatgcaggtgtgggggttccctggtggcctggtggttaggattctgggctttcactgcagtggtctggattcaatctctggtcagggaactgggaccccACAAACCAAGCAGCCTTgccatatgaataaatgaatgaagtggttcattcagagaaaatgtgttgtgatttaacatgttcacgtgggattacttgctcatttctgtacccttaAGGGCTTTATTTCATTAACTAAGTGAACTCCACTGGATGGGGGCGAGGCACCATCTGAGTTCATTTCATGTGAGTAAACAAGATCATAGGAAGCTCTATGCCCAGCAACTTGTGCCTACAGCTGTGTTGTATACTTATCTTGCTGCTACAGCTTTGAACTTCAcagcttgttttgttttggtcacaacatgtggcttcataggctattagttccccaaccaggggtcgaacacaggatcctggcagtgagagggctgagtcctaagcaaaccactggactgccaggcaactccTGTTTTTGGGTACTTTGGTttgttgtgtatgtgtgagtgtgtgtgtgtgtgtgtgttttaatttttgctgtattagtaggagaactcttctgtgtgtaagtatgatgtgaatggtattataacttgaaatgtttgtgttgtacatatgatctcaaaattgaatagtttgaaagaacttaacacttgttatctcttggcccaggatctctcctgaggtagtagtcaagcttttgtctggcttggcaacctctgaagacttagcttgttgaatctaagctctctcacttggctgtactcatgaagcctcagttcctccttctgtgggcctctgcaaggggcttctcttgtggaggctgctgtgttttcacagaatgagtgattcaggaaagcacttgcaCCCATGAAAAGTTCAGAGTCTATTTTCAGATGTTATATGTCTTCACTCCTGTATTTGCTTAGTCTCACAGATCAACCCTGTGATAGACTAAGAGAGAACTACACAGGGGTGGGAATATCAGGAGATTCGATTCACTTGAAGGCTGGTTACCATACCCATCAATCTACCatgccagcctttttttttttttttatatgatcTCAATTCTTTcactgtgagcaaattatttggcttgtgtactcttcttgtgtgctgctactgctgctaagccgcatCAGACGTGTtgactctgcaatctcatggacagcagcccaccaggctcccgcattcctgggattctccagcgaaagaacactggagtgggttgccatttctttttccaatgcatgagagtgaagagtgaaattgaattcgctcagtcatgtacaactattcgaaccccatggactgtggcctaccaggctcctccgtctgtgggattttccaggcaagagtactggtgtgagtttccattgccttctctagcttGTGTGCTCTCCGGCTTGATCGACTCAATCCTTGATCTACTCAGTTCTAGACCTACTCATTTCTTGATATTCTATCAGGTCTCCTCTTTGTCCTGGagtaagttttctgtttctctggatggtTCCCATCAGCAAACAGACTGACTATAATGTGACCTGTcgttaaaaatccatcttttggtgacacatcctgcttctgctgcttttatttcatatttgcttattataGACCTCTGCAGAGTTGTTCCTAGACTTTGTTATCCcaagttctctcattttcctttaaagccacttttgtcaaggccacaagtgaatttcaaatgtttaactcagtggtcaatgtttagttgttattttttttaatttattggcagcgtttatcagagtagttcatttgctcctccctgaaaaaaaaaatgtttcacttgtATTACAGAGTGCTTCTCTTTCTTGCTTCTCTTCCACCTGCAGTTCTCCCATATACAATGTgtgacctttgtgtctggctttattcagatgtcatattttcttttaaaatatttatttatttagctctgtggcatgtgggatcttagttcccagcccagggatggaacctgtggagaGTCtaaacactggatctccaggaaagtcccctagtttgtgtactttcaagattcatccatttcaCGGCTTTATAgcagtgaatgtttttgttttatgtttacgGCTGAATATGGTATATGAATATGGCAAATGGCTTCCATGCAGTGCATTCTGAGCATAtagcacagtttgtttatccattcgtcaattaatggataatacttggatggtgtactctttgtggctattgtgagtaatgttgctgtgaacactgattttgcatggactgaacattttcagtgtttatggatatatacaaaagagggaaattgctgcatcatatggctaCTCTATATTTACTTTTTGAGGTACTTTTGcaatagtggttgtaccattttacagcaaTTACCTCAACAATATCTGaagattccttttctccacatcctctgcagcacttgttatatttgtcattttgattgggtgtgaagtagtatctcagtgagactgatttacattttgctaggggtttccctggtggctcagaagggaaagtgtctgcctgcaatgtaggagacctgggatcaattcctgagtcgggaagatcgccttgagaaggaaatggtaatccactccagcactcttgcctggaaaatcccatggatggaggagcctgataggctacagtccatggggttgcaaagagtcggaaatgtctattcaaattcttttgctgattgttaaatgcttttcttttgttaattgttGTAGGAAACATCTAActtaaatttttaccattttaaccatttttgcaTGCCAAGTATTTCACACACTTTCATCagccttttggagaaagaaatggcaacccactccaaatccGATGGAGAAGGGCACCTTGtgagctttagtccatggggatgcaaagttgggcacaactgagtgactaacacatatacacacacatagtgacagtgttgttttgttgttgttgtcattgttttagctgtgctgtgcagcttgaATGACAGTTCCCTGGTTGAGGATCATACCCAGGCCTCTGATAGGAAACTGTGGAGTCCTAGcctctgaactgccagggaattcctaatcACATTGTTATGAAACAGATCTCGACACCTTTACATCTTGCAAAATTGAAACTCTGTACCATCACCTGTCCCATTAAACAACAactcctcttttcttccctgtttccctAGACCATGGACTCGATCGTTCCTTTTTGTTTCCTCACTATTGCTTGACTATGTAAGCTATTTCATACAAGTAGAAACTTaacagtatttgtgtttttctatgACTGGCTCATTTCATGTGGCTTGATGTCTGAAATGATcatgcatgttgtagcatgtgacagaattttctttatatggctaaataatgtttcattgtaggtatatatcacatttgatgGACAGTTAGATGCTTCCACCTCTTAGTTGTTGTGCTTTGTGCTGCTGTGTGCACGGCTGTGCAGATATCTCAAGACCCCATGTTAAGTTCTTTTGAATTTGTAtcctgaagtggaattgctgaatcatgtgtcagctcttgttttcaattttttgaggagcctttaaactgttttctgtagcagttgtaccattttaaaatctatccatAACACACAAGGATCCAGTTTCTGTACATGCTTGCCAACagttgtcctttcctttccttcatatgtaaacacacacatatgcacacacaattttttcatatccttttccattattatcacaaattatgaatatagttccttgtgctagaCAGTACGATCTTGTTtgtctattgtatatattatagttcgcatctgctaatcaccagctcccagtCAATGCCtgccccacctttcccctcttggtaatcacatagtctgctctctgtgtctgtgagtctgtttctgtgtaatagataagttcatttgtgtcatattttagagtccatgtaagtgataccatatgatatttgtctttctctttttttaatttttatttttacttaattttattttacagcactatattggttttgccgtactttgacatgaatcctccatgggtgtacatgagttcccaatcctgacccccccgccacctctcaccccatatcatctctctggatcatccctgtgcaccaaccccaagcatcctgtatcctgcatcgaacatagactggctactgtcttacatgatagtgtacatgtttcagtgccatcatCCCAAATTataccaccctctccctctccctcagagtccaaaaatccgttctgtacatctgtgtcttgtctgctgtcttgcatacagggttatcattaccatctttctaaattccatatatatgtgttagtatactgtattggtatttttctttctggcttacttcactgtgtataattggctccagtttcatccatctcattagaattgattcatataatgtctgcaagcaataaatgctggagacggtgtggcGGAaaaggaacactcttacactgttggtgggaatgcaatgtagtacagccactatggagaacagtgtggagattccttaaaaaattgcaaatagaactgccatacgacccagcaatcccactgctgggcatacacactgaggaaaccagaattgaaagagacacatgtaccccagtgttcatcacagcactgtttataatagccaggacatggaagcaacctagatgtccatcaacagataactggataagaaagctgtggtacatatacacaatggagtattactcagccattaaaaagaatctattgtctttctctttctgacttcctaagtattctttttaatgctagtgtAGATTCAAGTATTTACTTACCACCATTTGTTGCTACTGTATAAAATGTGGTTGACTTTGAAagtatttgtcttctcttctgcaagctttatattaattctaatacttgtgttttcttcaagattttgTATATACAAAAGTATGTTATCTCCAATGGACtatgactttttcctttccattctgaaggctggttttttttttttttttttttttctaaacaacagcagcaattctATTTTGTTACCTGATTGCTCTGGTTATAGAACTGCCAGTATAATGTTGAGCCAAAGTGTGTAATAGACTTCCTTGTGTTGTTCCcagtcttagagggaaagctttcagtttttcattattaagtatgatgttagctgtgggtcttttacaggtgccctttgattgagaaagttctcttctgttcttaattATGAAGTGTTCTTTTCACCCCAGTTATGAAAAGGTGCTAGATtcagggaaatgctttttcttcaggcagatgtgttatttgttttattgttttaaaatggcataatgttgattgactttcatataatgaaccaactttgcatacctccataaatcccatgtgatcatggtatacaatcttttttatatgttgttggatattgtttggcagtattttgttgaggactctttcacctgtattcataagggatatggggtgtggtgtgtggtgtgtgtgtgtgtgtgtgtgtgtgtgtgtgtgtgtgtgatgtctctGTCTGATACTGGTATGAGAGAAATACTGGCATCAATTTGCCTGCTATGTGGGGAAGAGACCTGTGGCGTAAAGGATGAAGCATTGTGGGATTTCAGTTTAGCCAGgattagagggagaaatttaggatatatcagtGTGGAATTGGGGTGAGATTATCAAGAGAGCTCATTCTCAATTTCCTAGGCAAGTGTTAAGTGCTTGACTTTGAATTATGCTGTTTGTTAAGTAGGTATGGATAGATTATACTTTGACTTTGCTacctattttctttgttaacatttatgaaattagaatttgtgaatcagttgtaatgtgcattgaagatacattttcttccaattttactcCAAAACAAGATGCCATTGAATAGCTGATGCCTTTTACAAAGAGCCGTTAACCTTAAGTCTAAGAAATAAGCATGTTTGTCTTTAAGATACAGAAGCGCACTTAAAAGTTATAAATTTGCCCAAGAAGATGCAACTGGTGTGTGGTTAATTTAGAATTCCAACTTaatcttctttgactccaaagtccatgtttctaaaagctgtacaacagtgcttttgtaaaaatactcaTCCTTTACATGTGATGTCACCTAATGATCAGTAGTGTTGggttttttgtcattatttttttaactagaagagattaaaatgaacgtgggacaaagctatgattctagAACCATGTAGACTTGTAGTCATAGGTTTTTCAGCTGTCATTGCGTCTCGTTGACACTCAGGGTCTTTGTCTGTAAGATAAGGGTGTTTATAACTACTGCAGAGTTCTGGAGATAATCAAATAGCCCATTTTTGTGTTCTtaactaatatgtagtatgtttatccttaggtggcagtttgtataaaggaagcactgggacttgtggccgcaccctctaagaataaaaaagtgttaaaaatatgGAACGACTGTGTATGTTACAtgaagaagaacaagagccagaagtaaggaaaagggagggagaaaccaaacaagtaggtgatgatgatgatgatgaactgatcttggttggagtggaagatgcaaatgaagatgctgacgtgatctttgttgggatgacctcagcttcaaaaccagtcatttcaaacatactgaacagagatactccaggttcttgttcaaggagaaaaaggtatggTCACTTCAGGAAAGGTAACGCTCACAAATTACAGCCCGTTAGTCATGTGACTCCTACCTCAGAAGCGAAactgtcttgccagtttctgactcCGAATCAAGATCAACAGATAGTCCTATTATTATTGAACCTCCGTCTCAAgctgatttgaaaaatatttcaccacAGATAGTGCCtaattgcttttcaaaggagttatgttcttctttgattaccttcacaagttcatgtcagcatccagtagaaagagcagtttctgcaggagatatgaataaaagtcctcatgtatCAAAGCGACTTTCCGCTtgtgaaacaaatagcagaaatcccagaaggcctaagctcagtgatggcattataggggaacattctttagggtttctccccttcaggtatttttcatagagtgcccactcagcaaagcacaccagacCGTGTCCATACCTCACTAAGCCACGCTCAGAATGGAGAACCTTTGTCCGACACCCTTTCCCAAAggacagtgttcattgcaagcctgtaagacctttaggggaaaatggactgacaaaaactgattttccaagtttagcaagtccagacaagattgttgatcccacagaaggaaatctgattgtgttacttcgtgacttctactatggagagcatataggagttgggcagccagaaccgaagacccacacagcgtttaaatgcctcagctgcttgaaagttctaaaaaatgtcaagtttatgaatcacatgaagcaccatttggaacttgagaggcagagaggtgacagctggaaaaaccacaccacctgccagcactgcctccgccagtttcctactcccttccagctgcagtgtcacattgaaagtgtccacactccccaggggccctccgcagtctgtcaaatctgtgagttgtcctttgagacagatcaggttctcttagagcacatgaaagacaatcataagcctggtgaaatgccctatgtatgccaggtttgcagttacagatcatcattttttgcagatgtggatgcacatttccgagcatgccatggtaacactaagaatttactttgcccgttttgtctcaaaatttttaagactgcaacagcatacagacgtcatcatagagggcactgggaaaagagttttcaccagtgttccaaatgtcggctacagtttttaactttcaaagagaaaagggaacacaagACCCGgtgtcatcaaatgtttaagaagcctaagcagctagaaggattgtctcctgaaacaaaagttgttattcaggtatcactggaaccccttcaagcaggattggtggaaatagcatccattactgtgaacacatctgattttgaatcatcacccccaaatctaaaagtaggaggtcaaaaaaagaaaacaaaagttaattctgctttcagtaagtctgaagcaagtatttcagtcaaagttaaaaaccccattaaaacaaaaagatcgaattatagcattattcagtAATATCAAATATAGGGAAAGCGATGGgtaatttatgtgattttgttttaaatacaggaagtacaattttgtttgatctgcatatgagatgctatttaaaaatctatctgtTTTCATATAATTGTCTTAACATGTAAAAACAATGTGTGCATGTAGGAAAAGTAACAACCTATTTTGTATTTGATGTTACTTGTAAGTTTGAAAGCTCTGCTATACATATAATCTGTAGAGTGTTTTAGCAACataattttcaactgttttcatgccttgaagatctcagtatcagctatatagccagatgtgaatgtcactctctgaagtgcctcttgggctgatctaagataacctggctctgaaagcgtgcagtggagaagttgatggagaagctctgatgtgagtttggaccagacacgggatttaatcagtgaagagctgtggcttcttgtcccagctgaggaagaggcatacattcactccaggcatagagccaaggtagaaggaacactatctcagagtgcttttacctagcccagggacatctcaaggaagccagccgttaaaatgcctgtgtttggtgagagaggcttgcaagcatcaagcaggccctgtgtatcattgactgcagttggagaagcagagatagttaATAGAATGAGTCCTGGTGCCTGTGGACCTACTGTTGAGTGATCAAAAGGGGAATTTGATTCATTCCGTCCCCTTTGCCATTTGGCTGGCCTGTAGTCACAATGAGGTAGGCATATCTGTGTCAGACACAGTAGGACAGC from Capra hircus breed San Clemente unplaced genomic scaffold, ASM170441v1, whole genome shotgun sequence encodes the following:
- the LOC108634806 gene encoding zinc finger protein 280B-like produces the protein ASPDKIVDPTEGNLIVLLRDFYYGEHIGVGQPEPKTHTAFKCLSCLKVLKNVKFMNHMKHHLELERQRGDSWKNHTTCQHCLRQFPTPFQLQCHIESVHTPQGPSAVCQICELSFETDQVLLEHMKDNHKPGEMPYVCQVCSYRSSFFADVDAHFRACHGNTKNLLCPFCLKIFKTATAYRRHHRGHWEKSFHQCSKCRLQFLTFKEKREHKTRCHQMFKKPKQLEGLSPETKVVIQVSLEPLQAGLVEIASITVNTSDFES